In Bifidobacterium actinocoloniiforme DSM 22766, a genomic segment contains:
- a CDS encoding CDP-alcohol phosphatidyltransferase family protein yields the protein MFEHLRGPWKRAIAPIARGIVRLGISANGVTVIGAVGTVVVAFATGLSGWLLPGAIGLAILVAFDSLDGSVASITGGGTQFGAFLDSTLDRVADWAVLAAIIISMRKHELDWIAARRPGPDLWAQIGMAAALFAIMTSFVTSYARARAEAEGYEAKNGIATRSDRLVIILVGMALTGAGLPLACLTCSLLLLDVLGLITVCQRIGKVRGDMSLAPKPADPNHE from the coding sequence ATGTTTGAGCACTTACGCGGCCCCTGGAAGAGGGCAATCGCGCCGATAGCCCGGGGGATTGTGCGTCTGGGGATCAGCGCCAATGGCGTGACGGTGATAGGGGCCGTAGGCACCGTCGTGGTCGCTTTCGCCACCGGTCTGTCCGGATGGCTTCTGCCGGGGGCCATAGGGCTGGCCATCCTGGTCGCGTTCGATTCCCTTGACGGCTCGGTAGCTTCCATCACCGGCGGCGGCACTCAATTCGGCGCCTTCCTGGATTCCACATTGGACAGGGTCGCCGACTGGGCCGTGCTGGCCGCAATCATCATCAGCATGCGCAAGCACGAGCTGGACTGGATCGCCGCGCGGCGGCCGGGCCCTGACCTGTGGGCCCAGATCGGCATGGCCGCCGCCCTGTTCGCCATCATGACCTCGTTCGTCACTTCGTACGCCCGCGCCCGGGCCGAAGCCGAGGGCTACGAGGCCAAGAACGGCATCGCCACCCGCTCGGACCGCCTGGTCATCATCTTGGTGGGCATGGCCCTGACCGGCGCCGGCCTGCCTCTGGCCTGCCTGACCTGCTCCCTCCTCCTGCTCGACGTTCTCGGCTTGATCACCGTCTGCCAGCGCATCGGAAAGGTCAGAGGCGACATGAGCCTGGCCCCCAAACCCGCCGACCCCAATCACGAGTGA
- the thrS gene encoding threonine--tRNA ligase, which produces MNQSNISINLSDHAKEVATGTTGTQLFADDKDIIAVMVNGQPRDLATTFNDGDAVEPITLGSDQGLAIMRHSAAHVMAQAVQEVRPDAKLGIGPVIKDGFYYDFDVEQPFTPDDLKEIERRMKRIIKSSQSFRRRVVSEDEARAEEAGQPYKQELIGLTEAQIQGDEASEVCDGELSMYDNLDHEGAVVWKDLCRGPHLPNTRYIKALKLMRTAAAYWRGDEKNPMLQRIYGTAWASKEDLKAYMGRLEEAAKRDHRKLGSEMDLFSFPDEIGPGLPVFHPKGAAVINAMEDYSREMHRKNGYSFVQTPHITKGHLYEISGHLQWYKDGMYPPMHLDEERDGDGKVVKQGFDYYLKPMNCPMHNLIFKSRQRSYKELPLRLFEFGTVYRYEKSGEVHGLTRVRGLTQDDSHIYCTREQMRGELKSILEFVLKVLKDFGLNDFYLELSTKDPDKFVGSDEVWEEATSTLAQVGKESGLELRDDPGGAAFYGPKISVQARDAIGRTWQVSTIQLDFNLPERFGLEYIAADGSHQRPVMIHRALFGSIERFFAILLEHYAGAFPAWLAPVQVQAVPVSDDCIPHLQTVVDRLKEHLVRCELDRSDDRFGKKIRNAAKSKAPFILIAGEEDVSKGAVSFRFRDGSQLNGVPVDDAIAWIRQAISRRAQISAVDDFVERTDAVKA; this is translated from the coding sequence ATGAACCAGTCGAACATCTCCATCAATCTGAGCGATCACGCGAAGGAGGTGGCGACCGGCACCACCGGTACCCAGCTCTTCGCGGACGACAAGGACATCATCGCGGTCATGGTCAATGGCCAACCGCGTGACTTGGCCACTACTTTCAACGATGGCGATGCTGTCGAGCCTATTACCCTAGGCAGCGACCAGGGGCTGGCGATCATGCGCCATTCCGCGGCGCACGTGATGGCACAAGCCGTGCAAGAGGTAAGGCCCGACGCCAAGTTGGGCATCGGACCGGTCATCAAAGACGGCTTCTACTATGACTTCGATGTCGAACAGCCTTTCACCCCCGATGACCTGAAAGAGATAGAGCGGCGGATGAAGAGGATCATCAAGTCCTCGCAATCCTTCCGTCGGCGGGTTGTCTCGGAGGATGAGGCCCGGGCCGAGGAGGCCGGTCAGCCCTACAAGCAGGAGCTGATCGGATTGACCGAAGCCCAGATTCAGGGCGACGAGGCCAGCGAGGTGTGCGACGGCGAGCTGAGCATGTACGACAACCTGGACCACGAAGGAGCTGTGGTCTGGAAGGACTTGTGCCGGGGCCCCCATCTGCCCAATACCCGCTATATCAAAGCCTTGAAGCTGATGCGCACCGCTGCCGCCTACTGGCGCGGCGACGAGAAGAACCCCATGCTCCAGCGCATTTACGGCACGGCCTGGGCTTCCAAGGAGGACCTCAAAGCCTACATGGGCCGTCTGGAGGAGGCCGCAAAGCGCGACCACCGCAAGCTGGGATCTGAGATGGACCTCTTCTCCTTCCCTGACGAGATTGGCCCAGGCCTGCCGGTCTTCCACCCCAAGGGCGCCGCGGTGATCAACGCTATGGAGGACTACTCGCGCGAGATGCACAGGAAGAACGGCTACTCCTTCGTGCAGACACCGCATATCACCAAGGGTCATCTCTACGAGATTTCCGGACACTTGCAGTGGTACAAGGACGGCATGTACCCACCCATGCACCTGGACGAGGAGCGGGACGGCGACGGCAAGGTCGTCAAGCAGGGCTTCGACTACTACCTGAAGCCCATGAACTGCCCCATGCATAACCTGATTTTCAAGTCCCGCCAGCGCTCCTACAAGGAGCTGCCCCTGCGCCTGTTCGAATTCGGCACGGTCTACCGCTATGAGAAGTCCGGAGAGGTCCACGGACTGACGCGGGTCCGTGGCTTGACCCAGGACGATTCCCACATCTACTGCACACGCGAGCAAATGAGGGGGGAGCTCAAAAGCATCCTGGAATTCGTGCTCAAGGTGCTCAAGGACTTTGGCCTGAACGACTTCTACCTGGAGCTTTCCACCAAGGATCCCGATAAGTTCGTTGGCTCCGACGAAGTCTGGGAGGAAGCCACCTCCACCCTGGCCCAAGTGGGCAAGGAATCCGGCCTGGAGCTCCGGGACGACCCCGGCGGCGCCGCTTTCTACGGACCGAAGATTTCCGTCCAGGCCCGGGATGCGATCGGCAGGACCTGGCAGGTCTCCACGATTCAGCTGGACTTCAACCTGCCTGAGCGCTTTGGTCTGGAGTACATCGCCGCAGACGGTTCCCACCAGCGGCCGGTCATGATTCACCGTGCCCTCTTCGGCTCCATTGAGCGCTTCTTCGCAATCCTCCTGGAGCACTACGCCGGCGCCTTCCCAGCTTGGCTGGCGCCTGTGCAAGTCCAGGCCGTTCCAGTCTCCGATGACTGCATCCCCCACCTGCAAACGGTGGTGGACCGCCTCAAGGAGCATTTGGTTCGCTGCGAGCTGGACCGTTCCGACGATCGTTTCGGCAAAAAGATCCGCAATGCGGCAAAGTCAAAGGCACCCTTCATCCTGATCGCCGGCGAGGAGGACGTCTCCAAAGGCGCGGTCTCCTTCCGCTTCCGAGACGGCAGTCAGCTCAATGGCGTGCCGGTGGACGACGCGATCGCATGGATTCGACAGGCCATTTCTCGGCGTGCGCAAATCAGTGCGGTCGATGACTTTGTGGAGCGCACCGACGCGGTCAAGGCCTGA
- a CDS encoding MDR family MFS transporter: MSQENKAGTKVGPVTAAVFMSTFMTAVEGTIVSTAMPTIVSDLHGLSLMNWVFSIYMLMCAVTTPIYGKLSDRFGRRPLITTGLLVFVVGSLLCGLSRSMLQLIAARVVQGLGAGAIQPLTFTILADIFPIEKRAKMIGFNSSAWGVASIVAPLLGGFLVQQLSWHWVFAVNVPIGLIAAILIQVFLKEEVQSRKSPIDYWGIALLTLCLVGLMLGLQNLGGSVSALASVLPLVLAVIAGVILIVVERRQADPILPLKLFSNRTFVIQNVVVLLISGFLMGFETYLPIRMQSILGFNPTIAGFALTPSSILWLLGSFMAGKLLIRHPPHWITSLSLGFLIVGCVASILVPINTAYAVFLAISAVFGYGFGLAITISTMTSQSVVSADEVGTATSFNTLARSLGQTLMISLFGIVMNVVMAQGVSRTPGLTADMMDRMLNPQTAGQLPAEYLQPARAIVYDGLRWIFIVGLITLLAGLVINLFDRKSNRLLMQTKVSEA, translated from the coding sequence GTGAGTCAGGAAAACAAGGCTGGTACGAAGGTGGGGCCGGTTACGGCCGCGGTGTTCATGTCCACTTTCATGACTGCAGTTGAGGGCACCATTGTCTCGACCGCCATGCCCACGATTGTGTCCGATCTGCACGGACTGAGCCTGATGAATTGGGTGTTCTCAATCTACATGCTCATGTGCGCGGTGACCACCCCTATATATGGCAAGCTCTCCGATCGCTTCGGACGACGGCCCCTTATCACCACAGGCCTCCTGGTCTTCGTCGTCGGTTCGCTCCTATGCGGCCTATCGCGATCGATGCTCCAGCTGATTGCCGCGCGCGTGGTTCAGGGCTTGGGCGCCGGTGCCATCCAGCCGCTGACCTTCACGATCCTGGCTGACATCTTCCCGATCGAGAAGCGGGCCAAGATGATTGGGTTCAACTCCTCAGCCTGGGGTGTGGCTTCCATCGTGGCGCCGCTCCTGGGCGGTTTCCTGGTCCAACAGCTTTCCTGGCACTGGGTCTTCGCGGTGAACGTGCCGATTGGTCTGATCGCGGCGATCCTGATTCAGGTCTTCCTCAAGGAGGAAGTTCAATCCCGTAAGAGCCCCATCGATTACTGGGGCATAGCTTTGCTCACTTTATGCTTGGTCGGCCTCATGCTGGGCTTGCAGAATTTGGGAGGCTCGGTCAGTGCCTTGGCCAGCGTCCTTCCCTTGGTCCTGGCTGTGATCGCTGGTGTCATCCTGATTGTGGTTGAGCGTCGGCAGGCTGATCCAATCCTGCCCTTGAAGCTTTTCAGCAACCGCACCTTCGTAATCCAGAACGTGGTGGTCCTGCTGATTTCAGGCTTCCTGATGGGCTTTGAGACCTACCTGCCGATTCGCATGCAATCGATTCTAGGCTTCAATCCCACTATCGCCGGCTTCGCGTTGACCCCCTCCTCCATCCTGTGGCTGCTGGGATCGTTCATGGCTGGCAAGCTCCTGATCCGCCACCCGCCGCACTGGATAACCAGCCTGTCGCTGGGCTTCCTCATCGTGGGCTGCGTGGCTTCGATCCTCGTGCCCATCAATACCGCTTACGCCGTCTTCCTGGCCATCTCCGCGGTCTTCGGCTACGGCTTCGGCCTGGCTATCACAATCAGTACGATGACCTCGCAATCGGTGGTTTCAGCCGATGAGGTGGGTACGGCAACCTCTTTCAACACCCTGGCGCGCAGCCTGGGGCAAACCTTGATGATCTCCCTGTTCGGCATCGTGATGAATGTGGTCATGGCCCAAGGCGTATCGCGCACCCCTGGGCTGACCGCCGACATGATGGACCGGATGCTCAACCCGCAGACCGCCGGACAACTGCCCGCCGAGTACCTCCAACCAGCTCGGGCGATCGTCTACGACGGCCTGCGCTGGATTTTCATCGTCGGCCTGATCACCCTGCTGGCTGGCTTGGTCATCAACCTGTTCGACCGTAAGTCCAACCGTTTGCTCATGCAGACCAAAGTCAGCGAGGCGTAA
- a CDS encoding undecaprenyl-diphosphate phosphatase — protein sequence MNFFQAILFGLVQALTEYFPVSSSAHIRILGALMGQDPGAAFTAIIQFGTEFAVLLYFRHDIARILRHWYNCLRGKDGPSWRERLGSKDQDAAMGWNIIIGTIPIVIAGLLFQKTIETKLRNLWITVIVLILFGLLLDYYDRHGKQSKTMEQMTARDALLFGIGQMLALIPGVSRSGGTMTFGRALGYTREAAARVSFLMAIPAVFGAGILETFKSVKDIHADAAFPGWGATICATIVSFVIGYLVIIAFLKIVSMFSYRGFVIYRICLAVLVAILLLTGVIPAVGGAAAA from the coding sequence ATGAACTTTTTCCAAGCTATATTGTTCGGCCTAGTCCAGGCATTGACTGAATACTTCCCGGTCTCATCGAGCGCCCATATCCGCATCCTCGGCGCTTTGATGGGTCAGGACCCAGGCGCCGCCTTCACGGCCATCATCCAATTCGGCACTGAGTTCGCCGTCCTGCTCTACTTCCGGCACGACATCGCCCGCATCCTCCGCCACTGGTACAACTGCCTACGGGGCAAGGACGGCCCTTCCTGGCGTGAGCGCCTTGGCTCCAAGGACCAGGACGCCGCTATGGGCTGGAACATCATCATCGGCACAATCCCGATCGTGATCGCCGGCCTGCTCTTCCAAAAGACGATAGAGACCAAGCTGCGCAATTTGTGGATCACGGTCATCGTGCTGATTCTTTTCGGCCTCCTGCTGGACTACTACGACCGGCACGGCAAGCAAAGCAAGACGATGGAGCAGATGACCGCCAGGGATGCCCTTTTGTTCGGCATCGGCCAGATGCTGGCCCTGATTCCCGGCGTCTCCCGCTCCGGCGGCACCATGACCTTCGGTCGCGCCCTGGGCTACACGCGAGAGGCCGCGGCCCGCGTCTCCTTCCTGATGGCCATCCCCGCCGTATTCGGCGCCGGCATTCTGGAGACCTTCAAGTCGGTTAAGGATATTCACGCGGATGCGGCCTTCCCCGGTTGGGGGGCCACCATCTGCGCCACCATCGTCTCATTCGTGATCGGCTACCTGGTCATCATCGCTTTCCTGAAGATCGTCTCCATGTTCTCCTACCGGGGCTTCGTCATCTACCGGATCTGCCTCGCAGTCCTCGTTGCGATCCTCCTGCTCACGGGAGTCATCCCCGCCGTGGGAGGCGCCGCAGCCGCCTGA
- a CDS encoding class I SAM-dependent methyltransferase — translation MKHFERDSLTQARHQQQAVAENRANWDDRAIVHAGGGYGDLDALAQDANAITPVVHRDLAVLEPHLPQGGVSGLSLLHLQCHIGTDTLSWRRLGARDVHGLDFSPASLEQARRLAERAGESITYVEADARYADQALPNKRFDLIVTSVGTVTWLPELGDWARSIAHLLKPGGIFMIRDAHPLLLALDEQELRITSDYLSGSEDAYQSDGSYTPGSAGRIAHTSNHNWSHDFQEMTGVLLAAGLTIEALGEYPGCEWQAMPSLEWKEDEGLWRLPEGSPRIPLSFSIVARKPRLSQTAGAADGS, via the coding sequence ATGAAACATTTTGAAAGGGACTCACTCACGCAAGCCAGGCATCAGCAGCAAGCCGTGGCCGAGAACCGAGCAAATTGGGACGATCGTGCCATCGTCCACGCCGGAGGCGGGTACGGCGACCTGGACGCCCTGGCCCAGGATGCCAACGCCATCACCCCAGTCGTCCATAGGGACCTGGCCGTGCTTGAACCCCATCTGCCCCAAGGAGGCGTGTCAGGGCTCAGCCTACTTCACCTGCAATGCCACATCGGCACCGACACCTTGAGCTGGCGGCGGTTGGGGGCCAGAGACGTGCACGGACTGGATTTCTCGCCCGCCTCGCTGGAGCAGGCCCGGCGGCTGGCTGAGCGAGCCGGCGAATCAATCACATACGTGGAGGCGGACGCCCGCTATGCTGACCAAGCCCTGCCCAATAAACGGTTCGACCTGATTGTGACCAGCGTGGGCACCGTCACCTGGCTGCCCGAACTGGGCGACTGGGCCAGGTCAATCGCCCACCTGTTGAAGCCGGGCGGGATATTCATGATCCGTGACGCGCACCCCTTGCTGCTCGCACTGGACGAGCAGGAGCTGCGCATCACCAGCGATTACCTATCCGGCAGCGAGGACGCCTACCAGAGCGACGGCTCCTATACGCCTGGCTCTGCCGGACGTATAGCGCACACGAGCAACCACAACTGGTCGCACGATTTCCAGGAGATGACCGGAGTCTTGCTGGCCGCTGGGCTGACTATCGAGGCGCTGGGTGAATATCCGGGTTGCGAGTGGCAGGCCATGCCCAGCCTGGAGTGGAAGGAGGACGAGGGGCTCTGGCGGCTTCCGGAGGGCTCGCCCCGAATCCCGCTCAGCTTCTCGATCGTGGCCAGGAAACCTCGCCTCAGCCAGACAGCGGGAGCCGCCGACGGGTCTTGA
- a CDS encoding fructosamine kinase family protein gives MAQTYRKTRGGAPTGFFECEGKGLQWLGQAQDHGGPRVVKVFGWGRDYLDIERVESAAPNPEAAYRFGARLANLHQAGAQWFGSAPDGYEGTCYFGPLQDPVPMDSGQWTDPATYLAEGRLRPMVRMGIERGALNESDMELTERVIDALPRLLAAAADDKPARVHGDLWSGNVMWTADRGRSEAVLIDPAAHGGHREEDLAMLHLFGMPYLSQIEDGYRSVHPLAAGFRERYTLWQLYPIAGHCVFFGGGYVSEYRSMCRSLLE, from the coding sequence ATGGCTCAGACCTATAGGAAGACGCGCGGCGGGGCTCCAACGGGATTCTTCGAGTGCGAAGGCAAGGGCCTCCAGTGGCTTGGCCAGGCCCAGGATCATGGTGGTCCACGCGTGGTCAAGGTGTTCGGCTGGGGCCGGGACTATTTGGACATCGAGCGCGTGGAGAGCGCCGCCCCCAATCCGGAGGCCGCTTACCGGTTCGGAGCCCGGTTGGCCAACTTGCACCAGGCCGGCGCCCAGTGGTTCGGATCGGCGCCCGACGGCTACGAGGGCACTTGCTACTTTGGCCCCCTCCAAGACCCAGTGCCGATGGACAGCGGGCAATGGACTGATCCGGCCACTTACTTGGCGGAGGGGCGGCTCAGGCCCATGGTCCGTATGGGCATCGAGCGCGGCGCCCTGAACGAGTCGGACATGGAACTGACTGAACGCGTCATCGACGCCCTCCCCCGCCTCCTGGCAGCCGCCGCCGACGACAAGCCGGCTCGGGTGCACGGCGACCTATGGAGCGGCAACGTCATGTGGACCGCTGACCGTGGGCGTAGCGAAGCGGTGCTCATCGACCCCGCGGCCCACGGCGGCCACCGGGAGGAGGACCTGGCCATGCTTCACCTGTTCGGCATGCCCTACCTGAGCCAAATCGAGGATGGTTACCGCTCCGTCCACCCGCTGGCTGCGGGCTTCAGGGAACGCTACACCCTCTGGCAGCTCTATCCGATCGCCGGCCACTGCGTCTTCTTCGGCGGCGGTTACGTCAGCGAGTACCGATCCATGTGCCGATCCTTGCTGGAGTGA
- a CDS encoding PAC2 family protein, translating to MSEEAKPRQYPYLLAAFDGWNDACSASTNVIRHLLNTYESREVGTIGCEDFYDYQVARPMLCHVQGRRSICWPETKFYEVRLADDTSLLVETGPEPNYRWAEFCRRSIRMAEDYDVGGIITLGSMFADCPHTRELPMDDLASDEADVDTEGHSGPVGVPTVLDALASESGFATESIWVSVPQYLGSDECAQGTLQLLRRVSGMLGINLDEGDLPKKAQRWRAQASVLTRCNDDLAEYVRRLEVESDSRVAASIPDQVDEPTAQELVREAEEFLKSVGGQDQGV from the coding sequence ATGAGTGAAGAAGCCAAGCCGCGCCAGTACCCTTACCTCCTGGCCGCTTTCGACGGATGGAACGATGCCTGTTCCGCATCGACCAACGTGATTCGCCATCTGCTCAACACCTACGAGTCCCGTGAGGTGGGCACGATTGGCTGCGAGGATTTCTATGACTACCAAGTGGCCCGCCCCATGCTCTGCCATGTGCAGGGCAGGCGCTCGATTTGTTGGCCCGAAACCAAGTTTTACGAGGTCAGGCTGGCCGACGACACCTCCCTTCTGGTGGAGACAGGTCCCGAGCCGAACTACCGCTGGGCGGAATTCTGCCGGCGCAGCATACGCATGGCCGAGGATTACGACGTCGGAGGGATCATCACATTAGGATCCATGTTCGCTGACTGCCCCCACACCCGGGAACTGCCCATGGACGACCTAGCCAGTGACGAGGCGGACGTTGACACAGAGGGGCACTCAGGACCGGTTGGGGTGCCTACAGTCCTGGACGCCCTGGCCAGTGAGTCCGGCTTCGCGACAGAATCCATTTGGGTCTCCGTCCCCCAATACCTGGGTTCCGACGAATGCGCCCAGGGCACCCTTCAGCTCCTGCGAAGGGTTTCGGGGATGCTCGGCATCAACCTTGATGAGGGCGATTTACCCAAGAAAGCCCAGCGATGGCGGGCCCAGGCTTCGGTGCTTACCCGCTGCAACGACGACTTGGCCGAGTATGTGCGCCGCCTCGAAGTGGAGAGCGACTCAAGGGTCGCCGCTTCCATTCCCGACCAGGTGGACGAGCCCACGGCCCAGGAGCTGGTACGCGAAGCCGAGGAGTTCCTTAAGTCGGTTGGCGGCCAGGACCAAGGGGTCTGA
- a CDS encoding phosphatidylinositol mannoside acyltransferase codes for MISRMLIFLARHAKMLPEGLLRVLANAVADVAWVLRLGGVPQLERNLGHIAGPLPSQRLRKLSRRALRSYFAYFCEALTIGARTSQELLARIRIEGTGYPSCLKDMPVSSLPIAMGHQGNWEYAGYWAGQDVGPVTTVAERLTDHDLLEAFAGIRRGLGIHIYLTGQPGLTQRLTDCLKRPGQVVPLLADRDLSRNGVFVHAFDSIIRVAAGPAVIALDSRLPLYTVNMHRERLSGESRVRAHSPYGYVCQVDGPIAIEPYLRMPRAQAVQALSQAWVDQWALDIRAHPQDWHMMQPIFIEDLNLSRLHGVPDDLLAPMRSHAGDRTVGRGHARS; via the coding sequence ATGATCTCGCGCATGCTCATTTTCCTGGCACGTCACGCGAAGATGCTACCGGAAGGTCTCCTGCGAGTCCTGGCCAACGCAGTGGCCGACGTGGCATGGGTCCTACGCTTGGGCGGCGTCCCCCAGTTGGAGCGTAACCTCGGTCACATCGCCGGCCCCCTCCCATCCCAGCGCTTACGGAAGTTGAGCCGCCGCGCTTTGCGCTCTTATTTCGCCTACTTCTGCGAAGCCTTGACCATCGGTGCGCGCACGTCCCAGGAATTGCTGGCCCGGATTCGCATCGAGGGGACCGGCTACCCCAGTTGCTTAAAGGACATGCCTGTGAGCTCCCTGCCCATAGCCATGGGCCACCAGGGAAACTGGGAATACGCGGGCTACTGGGCCGGCCAAGACGTAGGACCGGTCACGACTGTGGCTGAGCGGCTCACTGACCATGACCTGCTTGAAGCCTTCGCCGGCATCCGCAGGGGTTTGGGCATCCACATTTACTTGACGGGCCAGCCCGGATTGACCCAGCGGCTGACGGACTGCCTCAAGCGGCCTGGACAGGTGGTGCCGCTGCTCGCGGACCGCGACCTGAGCCGCAATGGCGTCTTCGTTCATGCCTTCGATTCGATTATCCGTGTGGCAGCTGGGCCGGCGGTCATAGCCCTGGATTCCCGCCTGCCCTTGTACACGGTCAATATGCACCGGGAGCGTCTGTCAGGGGAGAGCCGGGTCCGAGCACACAGCCCCTATGGGTACGTCTGCCAGGTTGATGGGCCAATCGCGATAGAGCCCTACCTGCGGATGCCGCGTGCCCAGGCGGTGCAGGCCCTCAGCCAGGCCTGGGTCGACCAGTGGGCGCTGGATATCCGCGCCCACCCGCAGGATTGGCATATGATGCAACCGATTTTCATAGAGGACTTGAACCTTTCCCGCTTGCACGGGGTTCCTGACGACTTGCTCGCGCCCATGCGCAGCCATGCGGGCGATCGGACTGTTGGGCGGGGCCATGCGCGCTCATGA
- a CDS encoding glycosyltransferase family 4 protein, whose translation MRAHDDTPVGEPDPLGGRKLRVGIISPYSFETPGGVQLHIRDFAQQLIALGHEVEVLAPGRRTPDMPAWVHTTGSSFSVPYNGSVANLSYFGLAGRRTREWVRQGRFDVLHLHEPEVPSLSHKPLAPGFDPCPYVATFHASFDSYPLALKLASPYLRSYLSGIRQAICVSEAARDTAGRYLNPATQVQVIPNGIRASFFAAARPKPAWRGSAKRPVIGFLGRMGEERKGFKVFAQAAQSLLEIEPNARFLCAGDGQDSARQIARQVQPGLEDRMEFLGRVSDEEKASFYKSLDVYVAPQTGGESFGIVLAEAMAAGCPVVASDLEAFEAVSQRGCSALHFHNGDGRACAQRIASLLSDPTRREALAKAGLERSRTYDWQQVTTRILTVYAKAMQPTPSMTKRR comes from the coding sequence ATGCGCGCTCATGACGACACGCCAGTGGGCGAGCCCGACCCCCTGGGCGGCCGCAAGCTCAGGGTGGGCATCATATCGCCTTACTCCTTTGAAACGCCTGGCGGTGTGCAGCTTCACATCCGAGACTTCGCCCAGCAGCTCATAGCCCTAGGACACGAGGTTGAGGTCCTGGCTCCCGGCCGACGGACCCCCGATATGCCAGCGTGGGTGCACACCACCGGCTCCTCGTTCTCGGTGCCTTATAACGGTTCGGTCGCCAATCTCAGCTACTTCGGCTTGGCGGGGCGCCGGACCCGCGAGTGGGTGCGGCAGGGCCGTTTCGACGTCCTTCACCTGCACGAACCGGAGGTGCCTAGCCTCAGCCACAAGCCGTTGGCCCCAGGTTTCGACCCCTGCCCTTACGTGGCGACTTTCCATGCCTCCTTCGACTCCTACCCACTGGCGTTGAAGTTGGCCAGTCCCTACCTGCGCTCGTATTTGAGCGGCATCAGGCAGGCCATTTGCGTGAGCGAAGCAGCCCGGGACACGGCCGGGCGTTACTTGAACCCCGCAACCCAGGTACAGGTCATCCCAAACGGCATCAGGGCATCCTTCTTCGCCGCAGCCCGGCCGAAGCCCGCCTGGCGAGGCAGCGCCAAGCGACCGGTGATCGGCTTCCTGGGCAGGATGGGGGAGGAGCGCAAGGGCTTTAAAGTGTTCGCCCAAGCGGCCCAAAGCCTGTTGGAGATCGAGCCGAACGCCCGCTTCCTGTGCGCCGGCGACGGCCAGGACTCCGCCCGCCAGATAGCGCGGCAGGTGCAGCCCGGCCTTGAGGATCGCATGGAGTTCCTGGGGCGGGTCTCGGACGAGGAGAAGGCTTCGTTCTATAAGAGCTTGGATGTCTATGTGGCCCCTCAGACAGGCGGCGAGTCCTTCGGCATCGTCCTGGCGGAGGCGATGGCGGCGGGCTGTCCTGTCGTGGCCTCGGATTTAGAGGCATTTGAAGCCGTCTCCCAACGGGGTTGCTCCGCTTTGCATTTCCACAACGGAGACGGCCGGGCCTGCGCCCAGCGCATCGCGTCCTTGCTGTCCGATCCAACCCGCCGCGAGGCTTTGGCAAAGGCGGGCTTGGAGCGCTCCCGCACCTACGACTGGCAGCAGGTGACCACGCGGATCCTGACGGTGTACGCCAAAGCCATGCAGCCAACCCCGTCGATGACTAAGCGGCGCTGA